A region of Vitis vinifera cultivar Pinot Noir 40024 chromosome 13, ASM3070453v1 DNA encodes the following proteins:
- the LOC100262007 gene encoding notchless protein homolog isoform X1 — MEMEIEEQGETGKNVMCQLTDPEGNHLGPPMYLPQNAAPKELQQIVNKLLNNEEKLPYAFYISDQELVVQLGTYLQKNKVSVEKVLPIVYQLQAVFRIRPINRCSSTIAGHTEAVLSVAFSPDGRQLASGSGDTTVRLWDLNTQTPMYTCTGHKNWVLCIAWSPDGKHLVSGSKAGELQCWDPQTGKPSGNPLIGHKKWITGISWEPVHLRAPCRRFVSSSKDGDARIWDVSLRKCVICLSGHTLAVTCVKWGGDGVIYTGSQDCTIKVWETSQGKLIRELKGHGHWVNSLALSTEYVLRTGAFDHTGKQYTSPEEMKEVALERYKKMKGNAPERLVSGSDDFTMFLWEPADSKHPKTRMTGHQQLVNHVYFSPDGQWVASASFDKSVKLWNGTTGKFVAAFRGHVGPVYQISWSADSRLLLSGSKDSTLKVWDIRTHKLKQDLPGHEDEVFAVDWSPDGEKVASGGRDRVLKLWMG, encoded by the exons ATGGAGATGGAAATAGAAGAGCAAGGGGAGACAGGCAAGAACGTGATGTGCCAGTTGACGGACCCGGAAGGTAATCATCTGGGACCTCCCATGTATCTTCCTCAGAACGCTGCTCCCAAAGAGCTGCAACAAATCGTAAACAAGCTTCTCAACAAT GAGGAGAAGCTACCTTATGCTTTCTACATATCAGATCAGGAACTTGTTGTGCAGCTTGGAACATATTTGCAAAAAAACAAAG TTTCTGTGGAGAAGGTGCTGCCCATAGTTTATCAACTGCAAGCAGTTTTCCGAATTCGTCCAATTAATCGTTGTTCTTCAACAATTGCTG GTCACACTGAAGCTGTACTCTCAGTTGCCTTTAGTCCTGATGGACGACAATTAGCAAGTGGTTCAGGTGACACAACAGTTCGGTTGTGGGATCTAAATACTCAAACACCAATGTATACTTGTACAG GGCATAAGAATTGGGTTCTTTGTATTGCATGGTCACCTGACGGCAAGCATCTTGTTAGTGGGAGCAAGGCTGGAGAACTTCAATGCTGGGATCCACAGACGGGGAAGCCATCAGGCAATCCACTTATT GGCCACAAGAAATGGATTACTGGAATATCTTGGGAACCAGTCCACCTCAGAGCTCCATGTCGTCGGTTTGTAAGTTCTAGTAAAGATGGTGATGCACGCATATGGGATGTCTCACTTAGAAAATGTGTAATTTGTCTTAGTGGCCACACTCTTGCAGTAACATGTGTAAAGTGGGGTGGAGATGGAGTGATATACACAGG CTCCCAGGATTGTACCATCAAAGTCTGGGAAACTTCACAAGGGAAGCTAATTCGGGAATTGAAG GGCCATGGGCATTGGGTTAATTCCCTTGCATTGAGCACTGAATATGTTCTTCGCACTGGAGCTTTTGATCATACTGGCAAACAATATACATCTCCAGAGGAAATGAAGGAG GTGGCTTTGGAAAggtacaagaaaatgaaaggcAATGCGCCAGAAAGACTGGTTTCAGGATCTGATGATTTCACCATGTTTCTTTGGGAACCTGCTGACAGCAAACATCCCAAAACTCGTATGACAGGTCATCAGCAG CTTGTGAACCATGTTTACTTTTCCCCTGATGGACAATGGGTAGCAAGTGCTTCGTTTGACAAGTCTGTCAAGTTATGGAATGGTACAACAGGGAAATTTGTTGCCGCTTTTCGAGGTCATGTTGGTCCTGTTTATCAGATAAG TTGGTCCGCTGATAGTAGGCTTCTTTTGAGTGGAAGCAAGGACTCTACACTGAAG GTTTGGGATATCAGGACACACAAGTTAAAACAAGATCTTCCAGGCCATGAAGATGAG GTTTTTGCTGTTGATTGGAGTCCAGATGGTGAGAAGGTGGCCTCTGGCGGTCGGGACAGGGTGCTCAAGTTATGGATGGGTTGA
- the LOC100262007 gene encoding notchless protein homolog isoform X2 yields the protein MEMEIEEQGETGKNVMCQLTDPEGNHLGPPMYLPQNAAPKELQQIVNKLLNNEEKLPYAFYISDQELVVQLGTYLQKNKVSVEKVLPIVYQLQAVFRIRPINRCSSTIAGHTEAVLSVAFSPDGRQLASGSGDTTVRLWDLNTQTPMYTCTGHKNWVLCIAWSPDGKHLVSGSKAGELQCWDPQTGKPSGNPLIGHKKWITGISWEPVHLRAPCRRFVSSSKDGDARIWDVSLRKCVICLSGHTLAVTCVKWGGDGVIYTGSQDCTIKVWETSQGKLIRELKGHGHWVNSLALSTEYVLRTGAFDHTGKQYTSPEEMKEVALERYKKMKGNAPERLVSGSDDFTMFLWEPADSKHPKTRMTGHQQLVNHVYFSPDGQWVASASFDKSVKLWNGTTGKFVAAFRGHVGPVYQISWSADSRLLLSGSKDSTLKVWDIRTHKLKQDLPGHEDEMVRRWPLAVGTGCSSYGWVDG from the exons ATGGAGATGGAAATAGAAGAGCAAGGGGAGACAGGCAAGAACGTGATGTGCCAGTTGACGGACCCGGAAGGTAATCATCTGGGACCTCCCATGTATCTTCCTCAGAACGCTGCTCCCAAAGAGCTGCAACAAATCGTAAACAAGCTTCTCAACAAT GAGGAGAAGCTACCTTATGCTTTCTACATATCAGATCAGGAACTTGTTGTGCAGCTTGGAACATATTTGCAAAAAAACAAAG TTTCTGTGGAGAAGGTGCTGCCCATAGTTTATCAACTGCAAGCAGTTTTCCGAATTCGTCCAATTAATCGTTGTTCTTCAACAATTGCTG GTCACACTGAAGCTGTACTCTCAGTTGCCTTTAGTCCTGATGGACGACAATTAGCAAGTGGTTCAGGTGACACAACAGTTCGGTTGTGGGATCTAAATACTCAAACACCAATGTATACTTGTACAG GGCATAAGAATTGGGTTCTTTGTATTGCATGGTCACCTGACGGCAAGCATCTTGTTAGTGGGAGCAAGGCTGGAGAACTTCAATGCTGGGATCCACAGACGGGGAAGCCATCAGGCAATCCACTTATT GGCCACAAGAAATGGATTACTGGAATATCTTGGGAACCAGTCCACCTCAGAGCTCCATGTCGTCGGTTTGTAAGTTCTAGTAAAGATGGTGATGCACGCATATGGGATGTCTCACTTAGAAAATGTGTAATTTGTCTTAGTGGCCACACTCTTGCAGTAACATGTGTAAAGTGGGGTGGAGATGGAGTGATATACACAGG CTCCCAGGATTGTACCATCAAAGTCTGGGAAACTTCACAAGGGAAGCTAATTCGGGAATTGAAG GGCCATGGGCATTGGGTTAATTCCCTTGCATTGAGCACTGAATATGTTCTTCGCACTGGAGCTTTTGATCATACTGGCAAACAATATACATCTCCAGAGGAAATGAAGGAG GTGGCTTTGGAAAggtacaagaaaatgaaaggcAATGCGCCAGAAAGACTGGTTTCAGGATCTGATGATTTCACCATGTTTCTTTGGGAACCTGCTGACAGCAAACATCCCAAAACTCGTATGACAGGTCATCAGCAG CTTGTGAACCATGTTTACTTTTCCCCTGATGGACAATGGGTAGCAAGTGCTTCGTTTGACAAGTCTGTCAAGTTATGGAATGGTACAACAGGGAAATTTGTTGCCGCTTTTCGAGGTCATGTTGGTCCTGTTTATCAGATAAG TTGGTCCGCTGATAGTAGGCTTCTTTTGAGTGGAAGCAAGGACTCTACACTGAAG GTTTGGGATATCAGGACACACAAGTTAAAACAAGATCTTCCAGGCCATGAAGATGAG ATGGTGAGAAGGTGGCCTCTGGCGGTCGGGACAGGGTGCTCAAGTTATGGATGGGTTGATGGCTGA
- the LOC100267075 gene encoding putative disease resistance RPP13-like protein 1: MEAVGEALLSSFVQLLVSKLKYPSDLLKYARQEQVHKELEKWEETLSEMLQLLNVAEDKQINDPSVKAWLERLRDLAYDMEDILDEFGYEALRRKVMAEADGEASTSKVRKLIPTCCTTFTPVRAMRNVKMASKITEITRRLEDISAQKAGLGLCLDKVKIITQSSWERRPVTTCEVYVPWVKGRDADKQIIIEMLLKDEPAATNVSVVSIVAMGGMGKTTLAKLVYDDTAEPIANHFALKAWVSVSIDFDKVGVTKKLLDSLTSQSSNSEDFHEIQRQLKNALRGKRYLIVLDDLWGDMRAKWDDLRFPFLEAASGSKILVTTRERDVAEWVGGPNNLHVLKPLSDADCWSVFQIHAFQHINIHEHPNLESIGRKIVDKCGGLPLAAKALGGLLRAERREREWERVLDSKIWDLPDDPIIPALRLSYIHLPSHLKRCFAYCAIFPQDYEFMKEELIPLWMAEGLIQQPKDTRRKEDLGDKYFCELLSRSFFQSSSSKESLFVMHDLVNDLAKFVAGDTCLHLDDEFKNNLQCLILESTRHSSFVRHSYDIFKKFERFYKKERLRTFIAISTQRYFPTRCISYKVLKELIPRLRYLRVLSLSGYQINEIPNEFGNLKLLRYLNLSNTHIEYLPDSIGGLYNLQTLILSYCYRLTKLPINIGHLINLRHLDVRGDFRLQEMPSQIGQLKDLQVLSDFMVGKNNGLNIKELREMSNLRGKLRISKLENVVNIQDVRVARLKLKDNLERLTLEWSFDSDGSRNGMDQMNVLHHLEPQSNLNELNIYSYGGPEFPHWIRNGSFSKMAVLRLEDCKKCTSLPCLGRLPSLKRLRIQGMDGVKNVGSEFYGETCLSADKLFPSLESLQFVNMSEWEYWEDRSSSIDSSFPCLRTLTIYNCPKLIKKIPTNLPLLTGLYVDNCPKLESTLLRLPSLKELRVKECNEAVLRNGTELTSVTSLTELTVSGILGLIKLQQGFVRSLSGLQALEFSECEELTCLWEDGFESEILHCHQLVSLGCNLQSLKINRCDKLERLPNGWQCLTCLEELKIMHCPKLVSFPDVGFPPKLRSLGFANCEGLKCLPDGMMRNSNASSNSCVLESLEICECSSLISFPNGQLPTTLKKLSIRECENLESLPEGMMHCNSIATTNTMDTCALEFLFIEGCLSLICFPKGGLPTTLKELNIMKCERLESLPEGIMHHDSTNVVALQILDISSCSSLTSFPRGKFPFTLQQLRIQDCEQLESISEEMFHPTNNSLQSLHIRGYPNLKALPDCLNTLTYLSIEDFKNLELLLPRIKNLTRLTGLHIHNCENIKTPLSQWDLSGLTSLKDLSIGGMFPDATSFSNDPRLILLPTTLTSLSISQFQNLESLSSLSLQTLTSLERLWIYNCPKLRSILPREGLLPDTLSQLHMWQCPYLKQRYSKEEGDDWPKIAHIPCVGKM; this comes from the coding sequence ATGGAAGCTGTTGGAGAGGCTCTTCTTTCCTCTTTCGTTCAACTCTTGGTTAGCAAACTGAAGTACCCCTCTGATTTGTTGAAGTATGCCCGCCAAGAGCAAGTCCACAAGGAGCTCGAGAAATGGGAGGAAACACTGTCGGAGATGCTTCAACTGCTCAATGTCGCTGAGGACAAGCAGATCAACGATCCCTCCGTGAAAGCATGGCTCGAACGTCTCCGGGATTTGGCTTATGACATGGAGGACATCTTGGACGAGTTTGGCTACGAGGCTTTGCGAAGAAAGGTGATGGCGGAAGCTGATGGTGAAGCCAGCACAAGCAAGGTACGCAAGCTCATCCCTACTTGTTGTACTACTTTCACTCCCGTCAGGGCTATGCGTAATGTTAAGATGGCGTCCAAGATAACGGAGATCACTCGCCGTTTAGAAGATATTTCAGCTCAAAAGGCAGGGCTTGGTTTGTGTTTGGACAAGGTGAAAATAATAACCCAATCCAGTTGGGAAAGGCGGCCAGTCACTACCTGTGAGGTATACGTACCTTGGGTTAAGGGCAGGGATGCAGATAAACAGATCATAATTGAGATGCTGCTTAAGGATGAACCCGCTGCAACCAATGTTTCTGTAGTTTCCATCGTGGCCATGGGTGGGATGGGCAAGACTACTCTGGCAAAACTGGTGTACGATGATACTGCAGAGCCCATAGCCAATCATTTTGCTCTGAAAGCCTGGGTTTCTGTATCAATTGATTTTGATAAAGTGGGAGTAACAAAGAAACTTCTCGACTCTCTTACTTCTCAAAGCAGTAATTCAGAGGACTTTCATGAAATTCAACGCCAGTTGAAGAATGCATTGAGGGGAAAAAGATATTTAATAGTTTTGGACGATTTGTGGGGAGACATGCGTGCTAAATGGGACGACCTACGCTTCCCTTTCTTGGAGGCAGCATCAGGAAGCAAAATCTTGGTCACCACTCGCGAACGAGATGTTGCAGAATGGGTGGGGGGACCCAACAACTTACATGTCCTCAAACCCTTATCTGATGCTGACTGTTGGTCGGTATTTCAAATACATGCTTTCCAACATATAAATATCCACGAGCACCCGAATTTGGAATCAATTGGCAGGAAAATTGTAGATAAGTGTGGAGGTTTGCCCTTGGCGGCAAAAGCACTTGGTGGCCTTCTGCGTGCTGAACGAAGAGAACGTGAATGGGAAAGAGTATTAGATAGCAAAATATGGGATTTACCTGACGACCCCATCATCCCTGCATTGAGATTGAGTTACATTCATCTCCCTTCACATTTAAAGAGGTGTTTTGCTTATTGCGCAATATTTCCCCAAGACTATGAGTTTATGAAGGAAGAGCTAATCCCCTTATGGATGGCGGAGGGGCTAATTCAACAACCAAAAGATACTAGGAGAAAAGAAGATCTTGGTGATAAGTATTTTTGTGAGCTATTGTCAAGGTCATTTTTCCAATCGTCGAGTAGCAAAGAATCACTATTTGTGATGCATGACCTTGTTAACGATCTAGCTAAATTTGTTGCTGGAGATACATGCTTGCATTTGGATGATGAGTTTAAGAATAATTTGCAATGTCTCATTCTTGAAAGTACTCGTCATTCATCATTTGTTCGTCATAGTTATGATATCTTCAAAAAGTTTGAAAGATTTTATAAGAAGGAGCGCTTGCGCACATTCATAGCTATTTCAACACAAAGATATTTTCCGACTCGCTGCATAAGTTATAAGGTGCTTAAGGAATTGATACCAAGATTAAGATACCTAAGGGTGCTCTCCTTGAGTGGTTATCAGATAAATGAGATACCAAATGAATTTGGCAATTTGAAACTTCTAAGGTACCTTAATTTGTCTAACACCCATATTGAATATTTACCTGATTCAATTGGCGGTCTTTATAATCTACAAACATTGATATTATCATACTGCTATAGGCTTACCAAGTTGCCTATTAACATTGGACACCTAATTAACCTTCGACATCTTGATGTTAGAGGTGACTTCAGATTACAAGAAATGCCTTCACAAATTGGTCAATTAAAAGATTTGCAGGTATTGTCTGATTTCATGGTGGGCAAAAACAATGGTTTGAATATCAAAGAGTTGCGAGAAATGTCAAATCTTAGAGGTAAACTCCgtatttcaaaattggaaaatgtGGTGAATATTCAAGATGTAAGGGTAGCCCGtctaaaattaaaagataacCTTGAAAGATTGACACTAGAGTGGAGTTTTGACTCGGATGGTTCAAGGAATGGAATGGATCAAATGAATGTCCTTCACCATTTAGAACCTCAATCGAATCTGAATGAACTCAACATTTATTCATATGGTGGTCCAGAATTCCCACATTGGATAAGGAATGGCTCATTCTCTAAAATGGCGGTTCTAAGACTCGAAGATTGCAAAAAGTGCACATCTTTACCATGCTTGGGGCGGTTACCATCGCTTAAACGGTTGAGGATTCAAGGAATGGATGGAGTAAAAAATGTGGGTTCAGAGTTTTATGGAGAGACGTGTCTTTCTGCAGATAAGCTTTTCCCATCACTAGAGTCTCTACAGTTTGTAAATATGTCAGAATGGGAGTATTGGGAGGACCGGTCCTCCTCGATAGATTCCTCATTCCCTTGCCTCCGTACGCTTACAATTTATAATTGCCCtaaattgattaagaaaatacCCACTAACCTACCTTTGCTGACAGGGCTCTATGTTGACAACTGTCCAAAACTGGAGTCTACACTTTTAAGGCTACCATCTCTCAAGGAATTAAGAGTCAAGGAATGTAATGAGGCGGTCTTGAGAAATGGAACTGAGCTCACCTCAGTGACCTCACTCACCGAGTTAACAGTTTCTGGGATTTTAGGGCTTATCAAATTGCAACAAGGATTCGTGCGGTCATTGTCAGGGCTTCAGGCTTTGGAATTTTCAGAATGCGAAGAGCTCACATGTTTGTGGGAGGATGGGTTCGAATCGGAAATCCTTCACTGCCATCAACTTGTATCCTTGGGATGCAATCTTcagtctttaaaaataaatagatgtgATAAACTAGAGAGGCTTCCAAATGGATGGCAGTGCCTAACATGCCTTGAAGAGTTGAAAATCATGCACTGTCCAAAGCTGGTGTCATTTCCCGATGTAGGTTTCCCACCAAAGCTGAGAAGTCTTGGTTTTGCAAATTGTGAAGGTCTCAAGTGTCTACCTGATGGGATGATGCGAAATAGTAACGCCAGCAGTAACTCATGTGTCCTTGAATCCTTGGAGATATGCGAGTGTTCATCTCTCATTAGCTTTCCAAATGGGCAATTACCCACCACCCTAAAGAAACTAAGCATACGGGAGTGTGAAAATCTAGAGTCTCTTCCAGAAGGAATGATGCACTGCAATTCCATCGCCACCACCAACACCATGGACACGTGTGCCCTTGAATTCTTATTTATAGAGGGGTGTCTGTCTCTGATTTGTTTTCCGAAAGGTGGGTTACCTACCACTCTCAAGGAACTCAACATAATGAAGTGTGAAAGGCTAGAGTCTCTACCAGAGGGAATAATGCACCACGATTCCACCAATGTTGTTGCTCTTCAAATCCTGGATATCTCTTCATGTTCATCTCTCACATCCTTCCCAAGAGGGAAGTTTCCTTTCACCCTTCAACAACTTCGGATTCAGGATTGTGAACAACTAGAGTCAATTTCAGAGGAGATGTTTCACCCTACCAATAATTCACTTCAATCTTTACACATCCGGGGGTATCCTAATCTCAAAGCCCTGCCAGATTGCCTCAACACCCTTACATATCTAAGTattgaagattttaaaaatcTGGAATTGTTGCTTCCTCGAATAAAAAACCTCACTCGTCTTACAGGGCTTCACATCCATAATTGTGAGAATATCAAGACCCCCCTATCCCAATGGGACCTTTCCGGACTCACCTCTCTTAAAGACCTTTCCATAGGAGGCATGTTTCCAGATGCAACTTCCTTTTCGAATGACCCCCGCTTGATTCTTCTTCCTACAACTCTCACCTCCCTTTCCATTTCACAATTCCAGAATCTGGAATCCCTATCCTCCCTGTCTCTCCAAACCCTCACCTCTCTTGAACGGCTATGGATATACAATTGCCCGAAGCTCCGGTCAATTTTGCCAAGGGAAGGACTGTTGCCTGACACCCTTTCACAACTGCATATGTGGCAGTGCCCATATCTAAAACAAAGGTACTCGAAGGAGGAAGGAGATGATTGGCCCAAGATTGCCCACATCCCTTGTGTGGGGAAGATGTGA